From the genome of Globicephala melas chromosome 11, mGloMel1.2, whole genome shotgun sequence, one region includes:
- the SLC38A3 gene encoding sodium-coupled neutral amino acid transporter 3, translated as MEAPLQTEMVELVPNGKHLEGLLPVATPMAGNERVEGPGRICVEGEGFLPKSPSKEPHFTDFEGKTSFGMSVFNLSNAIMGSGILGLAYAMANTGIILFLFLLTAVALLSSYSIHLLLKSSGIVGIRAYEQLGYRAFGTPGKLAAALAIALQNIGAMSSYLYIIKSELPLVIQTFLNLEERTSDWYMNGNYLVILVSVIVILPLALMRQLGYLGYSSGFSLSCMVFFLIAVIYKKFHVPCPLSPSLANVTGNFSLVEVIKEEAGLQVETEAAAFCTPSYFTLNTQTAYTIPIMAFAFVCHPEVLPIYTELKDPSKRKMQHISNLSIAVMYVMYFLAALFGYLTFYDRVESELLHTYSKVDPFDVLILCVRVAVLTAVTLTVPIVLFPVRRALQQMLFQDREFSWLRHVLIAVGLLTCINLLVIFAPNILGIFGVIGATSAPCLIFIFPAIFYFRIMPTEKEPARSTPKILALCFAALGLLLMTMSLSFIIIDWISGTSRHGGSH; from the exons ATGGAGGCACCTCTGCAGACGGAGATGGTAGAGTTGGTACCCAACGGCAAACACTTGGAGGGGCTACTCCCTGTCGCCACCCCCATGGCTGGCAATGAGAG GGTCGAGGGCCCTGGACGGATCTGTGTTGAGGGTGAAGGCTTCCTACCAAAAAGTCCCAGCAAGGAGCCACACTTCACTGAT TTCGAGGGGAAGACATCATTCGGGATGTCAGTGTTCAACCTCAGTAACGCCATCATGGGCAGTGGTATCCTGGGGCTCGCCTACGCCATGGCCAATACGGGCATCATCCTTTTCCT GTTCCTGTTGACGGCCGTCGCCTTGCTCTCCAGCTACTCCATCCACCTGCTACTCAAGTCCTCAGGGATCGTGG GCATCCGTGCCTATGAGCAGCTGGGCTACCGTGCCTTTGGGACCCCAGGAAAGCTGGCGGCAGCCCTGGCCATTGCGCTGCAGAACATCGGAG CCATGTCCAGCTACCTGTACATCATCAAGTCCGAGCTGCCCCTTGTCATACAGACCTTCCTGAACCTGGAGGAGCGGACCTC GGACTGGTACATGAATGGAAACTACCTGGTGATCCTGGTCTCTGTCATCGTCATTCTGCCTCTGGCACTGATGCGGCAGCTTG GCTACCTAGGCTACTCCAGTGGCTTCTCGCTCAGCTGCATGGTGTTCTTCCTAATTGCA GTCATCTACAAAAAGTTCCACGTGCCCTGCCCGCTGTCCCCCAGTTTAGCCAACGTGACAGGCAACTTCAGCCTCGTGGAGGTCATCAAGGAGGAGGCGGGGCTGCAGGTTGAGACGGAGGCCGCAGCCTTCTGCACCCCGAGCTACTTCACCCTCAACACACAG ACGGCGTACACGATCCCCATCATGGCTTTCGCCTTTGTCTGCCACCCTGAGGTGCTGCCCATCTATACAGAGCTCAAGGA CCCCTCCAAGAGGAAGATGCAGCACATCTCCAACCTGTCCATCGCCGTCATGTATGTCATGTACTTCCTGGCCGCCCTCTTCGGCTACCTCACCTTCTACG ACAGGGTGGAGTCGGAGCTGCTGCACACCTACAGCAAGGTGGACCCGTTTGATGTGCTGATCCTGTGTGTGCGCGTGGCCGTGCTGACGGCAGTCACACTCACAGTGCCAATTGTTCTGTTTCCG GTGCGCCGCGCCCTCCAGCAGATGCTGTTTCAGGACCGCGAATTCAGCTGGTTGCGGCATGTGCTCATTGCTGTTGGCCTGCTCACTTGTATCAACCTGCTGGTCATCTTTGCCCCCAACATCCTGGGCATCTTCGGGGTCATCG GTGCCACATCTGCCCCATGCCTCATCTTCATCTTCCCTGCCATCTTCTACTTTCGCATCATGCCCACAGAGAAGGAACCTGCAAGATCTACCCCCAAAATCCTG GCCCTTTGTTTTGCTGCCCTTGGCCTCTTGCTGATGACCATGAGCTTGAGCTTCATCATTATTGACTGGATCTCGGGGACCAGTCGGCATGGAGGAAGCCACTAG